A part of Oncorhynchus clarkii lewisi isolate Uvic-CL-2024 chromosome 17, UVic_Ocla_1.0, whole genome shotgun sequence genomic DNA contains:
- the LOC139371413 gene encoding ATP-dependent RNA helicase DDX19B, giving the protein MSTDSWAQAVDEQEAAAESIGSLQIKDKPEENGTANAALATTATTTTTTTSTNTAAASATTPAKTGGGEGDKTGEEDDKDDKAAQSLLNKLIRSNLVNTTNQVEVLQRDPNSPLYSVKSFEELRLKPQLLQGVYAMGFNRPSKIQENALPMMLAEPPQNLIAQSQSGTGKTAAFVLAMLSHVDPNNKFPQALCVSPTYELALQTGKVIEQMGKHYSEVKLVYAIRGNKLQRGTQLQEQVVIGTPGTMLDWCLKFKFIDPKKIKVFVLDEADVMIATQGHQDQSIRIQRMLPKQCQMLLFSATFEETVWNFAQRIVPDPNIIKLKREEETLDTIKQYYVLCNSKEEKFMALCNIYGAITIAQAMIFCHTRKTAGWLAGELSREGHQVALLSGEMQVEQRAAVIDRFRDGKEKVLVTTNVCARGIDVEQVSVVINFDLPVDRDGNPDNETYLHRIGRTGRFGKRGLAINMVDSRFSMNVLNKIQDHFNKKIEKLDTDDLDEIEKIAG; this is encoded by the exons ATGTCAACCGACTCCTGGGCCCAGGCTGTGGACGAGCAAGAAGCCGCGGCGGAATCG ATTGGTAGCCTACAAATCAAAGACAAGCCCGAGGAAAATG GTACTGCCAACGCTGCATTGGCGACGACAGCGACGACGACAACAACAACGACGTCGACAAACACAGCAGCCGCCAGCGCTACAACGCCTGcaaagacaggaggaggagagggagacaaaaCAGGGGAGGAGGATGATAAAG ATGACAAGGCGGCACAGTCGTTATTGAATAAGTTGATACGCAGTAATCTAGTGAACACAACCAATCAAGTAGAAGTTCTACAGAGGGATCCCAACTCTCCGCTTTACTCTGTCAAATCCTTCGAGGAACTACGGCT TAAACCTCAGCTGCTCCAGGGAGTGTACGCCATGGGCTTCAACCGACCCTCCAAAATCCAAGAGAACGCATTACCCATGATGCTCGCTGAACC CCCACAGAACCTGATAGCCCagtctcagtcagggacagggaAGACTGCTGCCTTTGTCCTGGCCATGCTCAGTCATGTTGATCCCAACAACAAGTTTCCACAG gctctctgtgtgtctcctacCTATGAGCTGGCCCTGCAGACAGGAAAGGTCATTGAGCAGATGGGGAAGCATTACTCAGAGGTCAAACTAGTCTACGCCATCAGAGGAAACAAAC TGCAGAGAGGTACCCAGCTCCAGGAGCAGGTTGTGATAGGGACGCCAGGCACCATGCTGGACTGGTGTCTGAAGTTCAAGTTCATCGACCCCAAGAAGATCAAAGTGTTTGTCCTGGACGAAGCTGACGTCATGATCGCTACACAGGGTCATCAGGACCAGAGTATACGCATTCAGAG gATGCTACCCAAACAGTGCCAGATGCTGCTGTTCTCTGCCACCTTTGAGGAGACGGTGTGGAACTTTGCCCAGCGCATCGTCCCAGACCCCAACATCATCAAGCTGAAACGGGAGGAGGAGACGCTGGACACCATCAAGCAGTACTACGTCCTCTGTAACAGCAAAGAGGAGAAGTTCATGGCCCTCTGCAACATCTACGGAGCCATCACCATCGCTCAGGCCATGATCTTCTGTCAT ACCAGGAAAACGGCGGGGTGGTTGGCAGGTGAGCTGTCCCGGGAGGGCCACCAGGTGGCGCTGCTCAGTGGGGAGATgcaggtggagcagagagctgctgTCATCGACCGCTTCCGAGACGGAAAGGAGAAGGTCCTGGTCACCACCAACGTCTGTGCCAGAG GTATTGATGTGGAGCAGGTTTCCGTGGTGATAAACTTTGACCTGCCAGTGGACAGAGACGGTAACCCGGACAACGAGACGTACCTGCATCGGATTGGCCGCACGGGTCGTTTTGGGAAGCGGGGATTGGCCATCAACATGGTGGACAGCAGGTTCAGCATGAACGTCCTAAACAAGATCCAGGATCACTTCA ATAAGAAGATCGAGAAGCTGGACACTGACGATCTGGATGAGATAGAGAAAATCGCCGGCTGA